One Helianthus annuus cultivar XRQ/B chromosome 7, HanXRQr2.0-SUNRISE, whole genome shotgun sequence genomic region harbors:
- the LOC110868452 gene encoding calcium-dependent protein kinase 20, whose protein sequence is MGNKSSAPQKTGFFQSITGGGGKKTRPRSNTKKSRKSRSKGSEVPPEAGCANVLTVLQTKTGNIKELYTLGRELGHGQFGTTVLCTEKSTGDEYACKIIPKRRLVLQEEIEDVRSEIQIMHHMAGHPNVISIVGAYEDAVSVYVVMELCAGGELFDRIIERGHYTEKKAADLSRVIVGVVEACHSLGVMHRDLKPENFLFVNETEDSPLKSIDFGLSAFFKPGEIFYDTLGSAYYMAPEVLKKHYDNLCDVWSAGVIIYILLCGVPPFWDETEEGVYEQVLEGELDLETEPWPRISESAKDLIRGMLVRDVSKRLTAHDVLNHPWIQADGVAPDNPLDSAVLTRLKQFSAMNKIKKIAINVIAMSLSEEEIAGLKEMFKMMDTDGSNQITLEELKNGLEKVGANIKDAEMTRLMEAADIDNSGTIDYGEFISAMLHLNKVQKEDHLLAAFSYFDKDGSGYITTEELHQACEKFGLSDIPLDEVMDEIDKDNDGRIDYSEFVDMMEESDFGKNIKPGAGEDLS, encoded by the exons ATGGGAAACAAAAGTTCTGCCCCCCAAAAAACTGGTTTCTTCCAATCAATCACAGGGGGTGGGGGTAAGAAAACCCGGCCACGGTCGAACACAAAGAAAAGCCGAAAGAGTCGGTCCAAAGGCTCCGAAGTGCCACCCGAAGCCGGTTGTGCTAATGTTCTAACGGTATTGCAAACAAAAACCGGGAACATAAAGGAGTTATACACATTAGGAAGAGAATTAGGCCACGGACAGTTTGGGACGACGGTTTTATGCACTGAGAAGAGTACCGGGGATGAGTATGCGTGTAAAATAATCCCGAAGAGAAGATTGGTGTTGCAGGAGGAGATAGAAGATGTTAGGAGTGAAATTCAGATAATGCACCATATGGCGGGTCACCCGAATGTGATATCGATTGTGGGTGCTTATGAAGATGCGGTTTCGGTTTATGTAGTTATGGAGCTTTGTGCTGGAGGAGAGTTGTTtgatcggattattgaaagagGGCATTATACGGAGAAGAAAGCAGCTGATCTTTCGCGTGTTATTGTTGGGGTGGTGGAGGCTTGCCATAGTTTAGGAGTTATGCATCGGGATTTAAAGCCGGAAAATTTTCTTTTTGTTAATGAGACAGAAGATTCGCCTCTCAAATCGATAGATTTTGGGCTGTCAGCATTTTTTAAACCAG GTGAAATCTTCTACGATACGCTTGGGAGCGCATATTATATGGCACCCGAGGTGCTAAAAAAGCATTATGATAACCTATGTGATGTTTGGAGTGCTGGTGTGATCATATACATCTTACTATGTGGTGTTCCACCTTTTTGGGATG AAACTGAAGAGGGGGTGTATGAACAGGTGTTGGAAGGTGAACTTGACCTTGAAACGGAGCCATGGCCAAGAATATCCGAAAGCGCAAAAGATCTTATTAGAGGAATGCTTGTTAGAGATGTCAGCAAGAGATTGACAGCACATGACGTCCTAA ACCACCCTTGGATTCAGGCTGATGGTGTGGCACCAGATAATCCTCTTGATTCTGCTGTCTTAACACGCTTGAAGCAATTCTCCGCCATGAACAAGATCAAGAAAATAGCTATAAAT GTTATTGCTATGAGTCTATCTGAGGAGGAAATTGCAGGCTTAAAAGAAATGTTCAAGATGATGGACACTGATGGAAGTAATCAAATCACATTAGAAGAGTTAAAAAACGGGTTGGAAAAAGTTGGTGCCAATATTAAAGATGCGGAAATGACAAGATTAATGGAagcg GCGGATATTGACAACAGTGGTACGATAGATTATGGCGAGTTTATATCAGCAATGTTGCATTTAAACAAAGTCCAGAAAGAGGATCATCTGCTTGCTGCTTTCTCATATTTTGACAAAGACGGTAGTGGATACATCACTACAGAAGAACTTCATCAAGCGTGTGAGAAGTTCGGTTTGAGTGATATACCTCTTGATGAGGTTATGGATGAAATCGACAAGGATAAT GATGGGAGGATTGATTATAGTGAATTTGTAGATATGATGGAAGAGAGTGATTTCGGAAAGAACATCAAGCCCGGAGCAGGGGAGGATCTTAGTTAG